The following proteins come from a genomic window of Nicotiana tomentosiformis chromosome 12, ASM39032v3, whole genome shotgun sequence:
- the LOC104091809 gene encoding uncharacterized protein: protein MAISDKVTGNLTTLYLAMIGAMKAYGLMTGRNFSGCFVLIFSTAAVVVVLIASLTWDISLKARNAMTRDDHPQVYQHGHEFCRGGICWHGVAVSSPASQVRFQLPQNHI from the coding sequence ATGGCAATTTCAGACAAAGTAACAGGAAATTTAACAACGTTGTACCTAGCAATGATAGGTGCAATGAAAGCCTACGGGTTAATGACCGGTCGAAACTTCAGTGGTTGTTTTGTGCTAATTTTTTCGACAGCTGCAGTTGTTGTGGTCTTGATTGCAAGTCTAACGTGGGATATATCTCTCAAGGCTAGAAATGCTATGACTCGTGATGATCATCCTCAGGTTTATCAACATGGTCATGAATTTTGTCGAGGTGGCATCTGTTGGCACGGCGTCGCCGTCAGTTCCCCGGCGTCTCAAGTCCGGTTTCAGCTTCCTCAGAACCACATCTAA